Proteins from a genomic interval of Bdellovibrio sp. GT3:
- a CDS encoding GMC family oxidoreductase, with product MKLDFDYVVIGSGFGGSVMSCRLVEKGYNVCLLERGRQWKMHEFPRRPHEIQDNMFWDPEDGKYGLMEFRDTPDSDVMTLTASGLGGGSLIYANVLYRMPEELFAGWPGGFTRNKLEPYYDKVISMMEARPYPYNSDPYYTDTPKTTAMKNAAQQMQQNPASLTPAEFQLPPLAVRFEGEFPGQQSLNSHGAVQSKCNKCGECDLGCNIHAKNTLDLNYIFRARNLKNSTGTLDLRTQAEVSKIEQVGDHYKITFHVPQFPSQEIVLTAGKVIVSAGSVGSTSLLLKMKQKGLLPKLNNWLGQKWCGNGDLLGMVLNTKDNHDPTNGPVITSAIKYSMKNYPDGFPHGMYLEDAGFPIGMAWYLSGKVPQITGITGVLSLVCKTLKKYACKILRIKYKSEINVGDDFAAALDRGTFTRKAMVLLGMGRDRSDGVVSLRDDGQTVINWDIKTSDLHFDRMREEMKKVAENLDGTFMDNPLTHLDKVIAVHPLGGCPMGDSADSGLVSPRGEVYGYEGLYVVDGSILPTSTGTNPSLTIAAVAEFIADQIPAKPSIMAASNLSDTQKNQ from the coding sequence ATGAAACTTGATTTCGACTACGTGGTGATTGGTTCAGGATTTGGCGGCTCTGTGATGAGCTGCCGTCTGGTTGAAAAAGGCTACAACGTCTGCCTGCTGGAGCGCGGACGCCAATGGAAAATGCACGAATTCCCTCGTCGCCCCCATGAGATTCAGGACAATATGTTCTGGGATCCGGAAGATGGCAAATACGGTTTGATGGAATTCCGCGACACCCCGGACAGCGACGTCATGACGTTGACGGCGAGCGGTCTGGGCGGAGGCAGCCTGATTTATGCGAATGTTCTTTACCGCATGCCAGAAGAGCTTTTTGCGGGATGGCCCGGTGGTTTCACTCGCAACAAGCTTGAGCCTTACTATGATAAAGTGATCTCCATGATGGAGGCTCGCCCCTATCCGTACAACTCCGATCCGTATTACACGGACACTCCGAAGACCACGGCCATGAAAAATGCCGCACAACAGATGCAGCAGAATCCCGCCTCCCTGACGCCTGCGGAATTTCAACTTCCGCCACTGGCTGTCCGTTTTGAAGGCGAGTTTCCAGGACAACAATCCTTGAATTCCCATGGCGCAGTTCAATCAAAGTGCAACAAGTGTGGTGAGTGCGACCTGGGTTGCAATATTCACGCAAAAAACACCCTGGATCTGAATTATATTTTTCGCGCCAGAAATCTAAAAAATTCCACAGGCACTTTGGATTTACGAACACAGGCCGAAGTCAGCAAGATTGAACAAGTTGGCGACCACTACAAAATCACTTTCCACGTCCCGCAATTCCCCTCTCAGGAAATCGTTTTAACCGCCGGCAAAGTCATTGTCTCTGCGGGTTCCGTGGGCTCCACATCGCTTTTGTTGAAAATGAAACAAAAGGGCCTGTTACCGAAACTGAACAACTGGCTGGGACAGAAATGGTGCGGGAATGGTGATCTGTTGGGAATGGTCTTAAATACCAAAGACAACCATGATCCCACGAATGGCCCGGTCATCACGAGTGCCATCAAATACTCAATGAAAAACTATCCTGATGGTTTCCCTCACGGAATGTATCTGGAGGACGCGGGCTTCCCGATTGGCATGGCCTGGTATCTGTCAGGAAAAGTTCCGCAGATCACGGGCATAACAGGTGTGCTGTCACTGGTATGCAAAACTTTGAAAAAATACGCCTGCAAAATTTTGCGCATCAAATACAAGTCTGAAATCAATGTGGGTGATGACTTTGCAGCGGCACTGGATCGCGGCACTTTCACCCGCAAAGCGATGGTTCTGCTGGGTATGGGACGCGATCGTTCTGACGGCGTGGTCTCCTTACGTGATGACGGACAGACCGTGATTAACTGGGACATCAAAACCAGTGACCTGCACTTTGATCGCATGCGCGAGGAAATGAAAAAGGTCGCGGAAAACCTGGACGGAACTTTTATGGACAACCCTCTGACTCATTTGGATAAGGTCATTGCGGTTCATCCCCTGGGAGGCTGCCCGATGGGTGACAGCGCTGATTCAGGCCTGGTGAGCCCTCGTGGTGAAGTCTACGGGTATGAGGGGCTTTACGTCGTTGATGGCAGCATCTTGCCCACCTCAACCGGCACGAACCCTTCCTTGACCATTGCCGCCGTGGCAGAGTTTATCGCTGACCAAATCCCAGCGAAACCATCCATTATGGCTGCTTCCAATTTGAGCGATACTCAAAAAAATCAATAA
- a CDS encoding HlyD family secretion protein, protein MSSATTPLSNLTFRSLSRLLIPTPLKEKIKQSPLGKINLTPKQQRTAKFAGLIAIILISITTYNIFFFEGTDDAFVKAHLHTVSPRIVGTVVEVLVKDNQHVKKGDVLVRLDKRDYEVQVKAAQARYGKSHRDLGRFNGFANLGPSERPVFDQYQSDALVTEAELQKAQLQLEYTSIVAPEDGKIGKRNVETGELVQPGQPLMALIENEPWIEANFKESQIRHFQIGQNVEIKIDAIPGKTFKGHLDSIAPGSGSTFSLLPPDNATGNFTKIVQRIPVKIVFDKEDMKGYEDKLISGMSTEVSVRIH, encoded by the coding sequence ATGTCTTCTGCTACCACGCCTTTATCAAATCTAACGTTTCGGTCTCTTTCCAGATTACTAATTCCCACCCCACTGAAAGAGAAAATCAAACAGAGTCCTCTTGGAAAAATCAACCTCACACCAAAGCAGCAACGAACCGCAAAGTTCGCGGGCCTCATTGCAATAATTTTGATTTCCATCACCACCTATAACATTTTCTTTTTTGAAGGCACCGATGATGCTTTCGTTAAAGCTCACCTGCACACCGTCAGTCCACGCATTGTTGGAACCGTTGTGGAAGTTCTGGTGAAGGACAATCAGCACGTCAAAAAAGGCGATGTCCTGGTTCGTCTGGACAAACGCGATTATGAAGTGCAAGTGAAGGCCGCTCAAGCTCGCTACGGGAAATCACATCGTGACCTGGGTCGCTTCAATGGTTTTGCCAACCTGGGACCTTCCGAACGCCCGGTGTTCGATCAATACCAATCCGATGCACTCGTGACTGAGGCTGAATTACAGAAAGCACAGTTGCAGTTGGAGTACACTTCCATCGTGGCTCCTGAGGACGGAAAGATCGGTAAACGAAATGTTGAAACCGGTGAATTGGTTCAACCCGGACAACCGTTGATGGCCCTGATTGAAAATGAACCATGGATCGAGGCAAACTTTAAGGAAAGTCAGATTCGTCATTTCCAAATCGGTCAGAATGTTGAAATCAAAATCGACGCCATCCCTGGCAAGACTTTCAAAGGGCATCTGGACAGTATTGCTCCGGGCTCTGGTTCCACTTTCTCGCTACTGCCTCCGGACAATGCGACAGGAAACTTCACTAAGATTGTTCAACGTATTCCCGTAAAAATAGTTTTCGATAAAGAAGATATGAAAGGTTACGAAGATAAGCTGATCTCAGGCATGTCCACAGAAGTCTCCGTTAGAATTCACTAA
- a CDS encoding DHA2 family efflux MFS transporter permease subunit produces the protein MSADIAHGSSTEPPMTFKSWLAVFGAVLGAFMAILDIQITNASIRDITGGLGATLEEGSWISTSYLVAEIVIIPISGWLTRVFSLRTYLTWTSILFLIFSVACGLAWNLESMIIFRALQGATGGALIPLAFQVILRMPTSKRNIGMAMFAITATFAPAIGPTVGGYLTQMFHWSVVFYMNLIPGAFLMAAIYFGIDKAPKQLDLLKQIDRWGIITMAIGLSSLTIFLEEGERKDWFNSSTIIWLAISSLVFLTAFLWIELKIKNPFINLRLLMQKNFGFGCLVNFVVGLAMYGALYLLPLYLATIQGYNSVDIGRTMMWAGIPQLLILPFVPKILARVDARWLAFIGINIFGISCLMNSHMTADVGYDQLMWSQIVRAMGQPLLMIPLSTITTGLVAPQDVGSASGLFNMLRNLGGSVGIALLGTMMSHREKFHSAMLTEGVSLFHKNTQQRIADLEGFFMSRGADVVTAHQKAIATLDVLVRKQANLLSFNDCFKFVAIALVASSVLILLCDKVKGGGGGEAH, from the coding sequence ATGTCTGCCGATATCGCTCATGGTTCAAGCACTGAACCCCCGATGACTTTTAAATCCTGGCTGGCCGTTTTCGGAGCGGTGCTGGGGGCCTTTATGGCCATTCTGGATATTCAAATCACCAATGCCTCCATCCGTGACATCACCGGCGGTTTGGGAGCCACGCTTGAAGAGGGCTCCTGGATTTCAACCTCGTACCTGGTCGCAGAAATCGTGATCATTCCGATCAGCGGCTGGCTGACGCGGGTGTTTTCACTGCGCACTTATCTGACGTGGACTTCGATTCTGTTTCTAATCTTTTCCGTGGCCTGTGGTCTGGCGTGGAATCTGGAATCGATGATTATCTTCCGCGCCCTGCAAGGTGCAACCGGCGGAGCACTGATTCCCCTCGCCTTTCAAGTCATCCTTAGAATGCCCACAAGCAAACGCAATATCGGTATGGCGATGTTTGCCATCACTGCGACCTTTGCTCCAGCGATCGGCCCCACTGTCGGTGGCTACCTGACCCAAATGTTTCACTGGTCCGTGGTCTTTTACATGAATCTGATTCCCGGCGCATTCCTGATGGCCGCGATCTACTTCGGTATCGACAAAGCCCCCAAGCAACTGGATCTGCTAAAACAGATCGATCGCTGGGGTATTATCACCATGGCAATCGGTTTATCCTCTTTGACGATCTTTCTGGAGGAAGGTGAACGCAAAGACTGGTTTAACTCCTCGACAATTATTTGGCTTGCGATTTCCTCACTGGTTTTCCTGACAGCTTTCCTGTGGATTGAACTTAAAATCAAAAATCCATTCATCAATCTGCGCTTGCTGATGCAAAAGAATTTCGGTTTCGGCTGCCTGGTGAACTTCGTCGTGGGCCTTGCGATGTATGGAGCACTTTACCTGTTGCCACTGTATCTGGCGACGATTCAAGGGTACAACTCCGTCGACATCGGTCGCACGATGATGTGGGCTGGTATTCCTCAATTGCTGATCCTGCCCTTTGTTCCGAAGATTTTGGCGCGTGTCGATGCGCGCTGGTTGGCTTTTATTGGTATTAATATTTTCGGCATCAGCTGTTTGATGAACAGCCATATGACCGCGGATGTTGGTTATGACCAGCTGATGTGGTCGCAAATTGTGCGCGCCATGGGGCAACCGCTGCTGATGATTCCGCTTTCCACAATCACGACGGGCCTTGTAGCCCCGCAAGACGTGGGATCCGCTTCCGGATTGTTCAATATGCTTCGCAACCTGGGTGGCTCCGTGGGGATCGCTCTATTGGGAACCATGATGAGCCACCGCGAGAAGTTTCACTCAGCCATGCTAACTGAAGGTGTCAGTCTGTTTCACAAAAACACCCAGCAGCGCATAGCTGACTTGGAAGGATTTTTCATGAGTCGTGGTGCAGATGTCGTGACCGCTCATCAAAAGGCCATCGCCACACTGGATGTTCTGGTTCGCAAACAAGCGAACCTTTTAAGTTTCAACGACTGCTTTAAGTTCGTGGCTATTGCTCTGGTGGCAAGTTCTGTCTTGATTCTTCTGTGTGACAAGGTCAAAGGCGGCGGTGGCGGCGAAGCGCACTGA
- a CDS encoding septal ring lytic transglycosylase RlpA family protein: MIKIQFASTLLIFLMVPLMSQGKTAPACEPTGSLSKFTTDISDVKKHISEKPKEVPGYNSCKGKESGVASVYGIRGRDSFAGKRTASGEVMRPEKLRAAILRSASRQYPMGSWVRVSSGDRSVVVCINDKGGGKRGRVIDLSAAASRALGGDDLTDVEVECLLKPADGSGRCDDKVAAQISANDF, encoded by the coding sequence ATGATTAAGATTCAATTTGCCTCCACACTTCTGATTTTCCTGATGGTCCCCTTGATGTCTCAAGGTAAGACAGCACCGGCCTGCGAGCCCACGGGCTCTCTTTCGAAGTTTACAACGGATATCTCCGACGTAAAAAAACATATTTCCGAAAAGCCCAAGGAAGTTCCCGGCTACAACTCCTGCAAAGGCAAAGAGTCTGGAGTGGCTTCCGTTTACGGCATTCGCGGCCGCGATAGCTTCGCGGGCAAACGCACCGCCAGTGGCGAAGTCATGAGACCGGAAAAACTTCGCGCAGCCATTCTACGAAGCGCTTCCCGACAATACCCGATGGGCAGCTGGGTTCGCGTTTCCAGTGGTGATCGCTCAGTGGTGGTTTGTATCAACGATAAAGGTGGCGGCAAACGCGGCCGGGTGATTGACCTTTCCGCTGCCGCTTCCCGCGCGCTGGGAGGCGATGATTTGACTGATGTGGAAGTTGAGTGTCTGTTAAAGCCTGCAGATGGATCGGGCCGCTGTGATGACAAGGTCGCAGCCCAAATTTCGGCGAATGATTTCTAA
- a CDS encoding cell wall hydrolase, with amino-acid sequence MRLFSSAFLMIVGLSFVDASAWAASLTCNKRQSATTCMICNCYHETRGENFDGMVAVNKVVLSRAEDDAFPSTVCGVVFDDSQFSWTQDNLNNNIRATKDDDKDALEKCKKAVNLSVREGPNDVIYYYNPSLASPGWARRMKKCGKVDSHVFLVPREDKCPRKLGANKKYTDAPAGKTPAKSKGGRQ; translated from the coding sequence ATGAGACTATTTTCCAGTGCCTTTCTGATGATTGTCGGTTTGTCGTTCGTGGATGCTTCTGCTTGGGCGGCTTCTTTAACCTGTAATAAAAGGCAATCGGCAACGACTTGCATGATCTGCAATTGCTATCACGAAACTCGCGGAGAGAATTTTGACGGAATGGTTGCCGTGAATAAAGTCGTTTTGTCACGGGCGGAAGATGACGCTTTTCCAAGTACGGTTTGTGGAGTTGTTTTTGATGACTCCCAATTCAGTTGGACTCAGGATAATTTAAACAACAACATCAGAGCGACAAAGGATGATGACAAAGACGCCTTGGAGAAATGCAAAAAGGCTGTGAACCTGTCAGTTCGTGAAGGCCCGAATGATGTGATCTATTACTACAATCCAAGTCTGGCTTCTCCAGGTTGGGCACGCAGAATGAAAAAGTGCGGTAAAGTCGACAGTCACGTATTCCTGGTTCCTCGCGAAGACAAATGTCCTCGTAAATTGGGCGCCAATAAAAAGTATACGGATGCACCGGCTGGAAAAACTCCTGCGAAATCCAAAGGAGGACGTCAATAA
- a CDS encoding HNH endonuclease translates to MAKLLRKFMRILRNALSALTALVLISFLVTSQQRVSMWVGCSGLVLLLAWLGYKFRPRNEKYLDSRGYVVLRKYDEFEHRFIAKRFLRRRLYHNEVVHHINGRKTDNALDNLCVMDRKKHDAFHSWLRWKKIKSGEYPSLQRQKRILVDEYHGILLTEKHTSLFKQRKFNS, encoded by the coding sequence ATGGCAAAACTTCTGCGTAAATTTATGCGAATCCTGCGCAATGCCCTCAGCGCACTTACTGCACTTGTTCTAATTTCTTTCTTAGTGACGTCTCAACAGCGCGTTTCAATGTGGGTCGGCTGCTCAGGTTTGGTTCTACTGCTAGCTTGGCTTGGTTATAAATTTAGACCCCGAAATGAAAAGTATCTGGATTCCCGTGGGTATGTTGTCTTACGCAAATATGACGAATTCGAGCATCGTTTTATCGCAAAACGGTTTTTACGAAGACGCCTCTATCACAATGAAGTGGTTCATCACATTAACGGTCGCAAAACCGACAATGCCCTCGACAACCTCTGTGTGATGGATCGTAAGAAACATGATGCATTCCATTCGTGGCTGCGCTGGAAAAAAATCAAATCGGGCGAGTACCCAAGCTTGCAAAGGCAAAAAAGAATTCTTGTGGATGAATACCATGGCATCCTCCTCACTGAAAAACACACCTCGCTCTTTAAGCAAAGAAAGTTCAATTCCTGA
- a CDS encoding glycoside hydrolase family 113 — translation MKKLILGLAIILVALSVTPAAESRESAVNIITYWSSGFRIDNTEQGNRVRRLLQKIKDLGVTTVIFNFRGQMIGGTSNTVFSVVPVDQQAEEERNLEATLQYARSIGLRVAFRPILLVIGPKWEFPYEDENGYLWWHGNINPTDPELWFRSFFTYHARYMRIAARTGAAWYSIGAEMHSLTSGMGSRSRNQRFGRPDLWIQFIYRARQILGNKVQITYGVNYTDQYVMEDGVKTWGGEFEQWRHDLTYSPRTNQEILHQQYLRSFWSELDFIGVDYYRALGAASTKYPTEYEKLKQVLTPFSMQYALQLQNSLNQINTATNTRKTLAVQEVGYRSVDKCFVSPYLYEDDEAPINVQHQAVAWDALLMSLWNPQTPWMTSLGIWQVLVDDDTDLTPNGGFSPLGKEPTEQVLKRYFRTK, via the coding sequence ATGAAAAAACTAATTCTGGGTCTTGCCATTATATTAGTTGCCTTGTCAGTGACACCTGCGGCTGAATCCAGAGAGTCCGCGGTGAATATCATCACATACTGGTCCAGTGGCTTTCGCATCGACAATACAGAGCAAGGTAATCGCGTACGACGCCTTCTACAGAAAATTAAGGACCTTGGTGTGACCACCGTTATCTTTAATTTTCGCGGGCAGATGATTGGGGGAACCTCAAACACCGTATTTTCCGTCGTACCCGTGGATCAACAGGCCGAAGAGGAACGTAATCTGGAAGCCACACTCCAATATGCCAGAAGCATCGGGCTGAGAGTCGCCTTCAGACCCATCCTCTTGGTGATTGGTCCCAAATGGGAATTCCCCTATGAAGATGAAAATGGTTACCTGTGGTGGCATGGAAACATCAATCCCACAGATCCCGAGTTGTGGTTTCGCAGTTTCTTCACCTACCATGCGCGCTACATGAGGATCGCCGCACGAACTGGTGCCGCCTGGTATTCCATCGGTGCAGAAATGCATTCACTCACCTCGGGAATGGGCAGTCGCAGTCGCAATCAAAGATTCGGTCGTCCTGATCTGTGGATTCAATTTATCTATCGGGCCCGACAAATTCTTGGCAACAAAGTGCAAATCACTTACGGCGTGAATTACACAGATCAATACGTCATGGAGGATGGAGTTAAAACCTGGGGTGGCGAATTTGAACAGTGGCGCCACGACCTCACTTACTCTCCCCGCACCAATCAGGAAATTCTGCACCAGCAGTACCTACGCAGTTTCTGGAGTGAACTGGACTTTATCGGGGTCGACTACTATCGCGCCCTAGGGGCCGCCAGCACCAAGTACCCCACTGAATATGAAAAATTAAAACAAGTACTTACTCCTTTTTCCATGCAGTATGCACTGCAACTGCAAAATTCACTCAACCAAATCAACACGGCCACAAACACCCGTAAGACTCTGGCAGTTCAGGAGGTCGGCTATCGCAGCGTCGACAAGTGCTTCGTCTCCCCTTATCTTTATGAAGACGACGAGGCCCCGATCAATGTGCAACACCAGGCTGTGGCCTGGGACGCATTGCTAATGTCTCTGTGGAATCCCCAGACTCCGTGGATGACCAGCCTGGGTATCTGGCAAGTATTGGTGGATGACGACACTGATCTGACACCCAACGGAGGATTCTCCCCACTGGGCAAAGAGCCCACAGAGCAGGTCTTGAAAAGATATTTCAGAACGAAATAA